One window from the genome of Pararhizobium gei encodes:
- a CDS encoding L,D-transpeptidase family protein, translating to MSKKNGIEALSRRGFLASAAAFGAATWAGGALAQDALDEIINAPRRGIWDDQFDAKASRTATAVVSNNPTFSPDTVYNTQAAISQYQRIASAGGWPQVNPGQTRLELGISDPSVQALRQRLMISGDLPQSAGMSNSFDSYVDGAVKRFQARHGLPSDGVLGEFSLKAMNISADIRLMQLNTNLVRLQSMSGDLGQRYVMVNIPAANIEVVENGRVGQRHKAVVGRLSRPTHIINSKIYEVILNPYWTAPRSIVEKDIVPLMRKDPEYLKKNAIRLIDGQGNEVAPETIDWNAEKAPNLTFRQDPGKINAMASTKINFHNPNNEYMHDTPSQGLFNKLARFESSGCVRVQNVRDLTTWLLRDTPGFSRQQIEATIRSGTNTPIKLAVEVPVYFKYITAWSPMDGVVEFRDDIYEMDGEQQLALQTTSAIEPVQDAVLPQ from the coding sequence ATGTCGAAGAAAAACGGTATTGAAGCTTTGTCGCGCCGCGGCTTTCTGGCCTCGGCCGCAGCCTTTGGCGCAGCGACATGGGCGGGCGGTGCCCTGGCACAGGACGCATTGGATGAAATCATCAATGCACCCCGCCGCGGGATCTGGGACGACCAGTTCGATGCCAAAGCGTCGCGGACTGCCACTGCTGTCGTATCGAACAATCCGACCTTCAGCCCCGACACCGTCTACAATACCCAGGCGGCGATCAGCCAGTATCAGCGGATCGCGTCGGCCGGCGGCTGGCCGCAGGTCAATCCCGGCCAGACGCGTCTCGAACTCGGCATCTCCGACCCGTCCGTGCAGGCTCTTCGCCAGCGCCTGATGATTTCGGGCGATCTGCCGCAATCTGCAGGCATGTCGAACTCGTTCGACTCTTACGTGGATGGCGCGGTCAAGCGCTTCCAAGCCCGGCACGGCCTGCCGTCCGACGGCGTTCTTGGCGAATTTTCGCTGAAGGCCATGAATATTTCGGCCGATATCCGATTGATGCAGTTGAACACCAACCTTGTTCGCCTGCAGTCGATGTCGGGCGATCTTGGCCAGCGCTATGTCATGGTCAACATTCCGGCGGCCAACATCGAAGTGGTCGAGAACGGCCGCGTCGGCCAGCGCCACAAGGCCGTTGTCGGCCGTCTCAGCCGTCCGACCCACATCATCAACTCCAAGATCTACGAAGTTATTCTCAATCCATACTGGACCGCGCCGCGCTCGATCGTCGAGAAGGACATCGTGCCGCTGATGCGCAAGGATCCGGAATACCTCAAGAAGAACGCCATCCGCCTGATCGACGGTCAGGGCAACGAGGTCGCGCCGGAAACGATCGACTGGAACGCCGAGAAGGCGCCGAACCTGACCTTCCGGCAGGATCCGGGCAAGATCAACGCCATGGCCTCGACGAAGATCAACTTCCACAATCCCAACAACGAGTACATGCACGACACGCCGTCGCAGGGCCTATTCAACAAACTGGCACGGTTTGAATCCTCGGGCTGCGTCCGGGTGCAGAATGTACGAGACCTGACGACCTGGCTGCTTCGCGACACGCCCGGCTTTTCCCGCCAGCAGATCGAGGCGACAATTCGTTCGGGCACGAATACGCCGATCAAGCTGGCCGTCGAAGTGCCGGTCTACTTCAAGTACATCACGGCATGGTCTCCGATGGACGGGGTGGTCGAGTTCCGCGACGATATCTACGAGATGGATGGCGAACAGCAATTGGCATTGCAGACGACGTCGGCGATCGAGCCGGTGCAGGACGCCGTCCTGCCGCAGTAA
- the glyA gene encoding serine hydroxymethyltransferase, whose amino-acid sequence MSVSSAANDVFFSRNLADSDPEIFGAIEKELGRQRHEIELIASENIVSRAVLEAQGSIMTNKYAEGYPGKRYYGGCQFVDIAEELAIERAKKLFGVNFANVQPNSGSQMNQAVFLALLQPGDTFMGLDLNSGGHLTHGSPVNMSGKWFNVVSYGVREGDNLLDMEAVAEKARQHKPKLIIAGGTAYSRIWDWKRFREIADEVGAWLMVDMAHIAGLVAGNQHPSPFPHCHVATTTTHKSLRGPRGGMILTNDEDLAKKFNSAVFPGLQGGPLMHVIAAKAVAFGEALKPEFQDYAAQIVKNAKALSETLVSGGLDIVSGGTDNHLMLVDLRKKNATGKRAEAALGRAYVTCNKNGIPFDPEKPFVTSGIRLGTPAGTTRGFKEAEFREIGNLIVEVLDGLKVANSDDGNAAVESAVRQKVVALTDQFPMYPYL is encoded by the coding sequence ATGAGCGTTTCTTCCGCCGCCAACGATGTTTTCTTCAGCCGCAACCTTGCCGACAGTGATCCGGAAATCTTTGGCGCGATCGAAAAGGAGCTGGGCCGCCAGCGCCATGAAATCGAGTTGATCGCATCCGAAAACATCGTCTCGCGCGCCGTTCTCGAGGCGCAGGGCTCGATCATGACCAACAAATATGCCGAGGGCTATCCCGGCAAGCGCTATTACGGTGGCTGCCAGTTTGTTGACATCGCCGAGGAACTGGCCATCGAGCGCGCCAAAAAGCTGTTCGGCGTCAATTTCGCCAACGTCCAGCCGAACTCTGGCAGCCAGATGAACCAGGCGGTGTTTCTCGCGCTTCTGCAGCCGGGCGACACTTTCATGGGTCTCGACCTGAACTCCGGCGGTCACCTGACGCATGGATCGCCGGTCAACATGTCCGGCAAATGGTTCAACGTCGTGTCCTACGGCGTGCGCGAAGGCGACAACCTGCTCGACATGGAGGCGGTTGCCGAGAAGGCCCGCCAGCACAAGCCCAAGCTGATCATCGCCGGGGGCACCGCTTACTCCCGGATCTGGGACTGGAAGCGTTTCCGCGAAATCGCCGATGAAGTCGGCGCCTGGCTGATGGTCGATATGGCGCATATTGCAGGCCTCGTTGCCGGCAACCAGCATCCGTCGCCGTTCCCGCATTGCCATGTCGCCACCACCACGACCCACAAGTCTCTGCGCGGCCCGCGCGGCGGCATGATCCTCACCAATGACGAGGATCTGGCGAAGAAGTTCAACTCGGCCGTCTTCCCGGGCCTGCAGGGTGGTCCACTGATGCATGTGATCGCCGCCAAGGCCGTTGCCTTCGGCGAAGCCCTGAAGCCCGAATTTCAGGATTACGCAGCCCAGATCGTCAAGAACGCCAAGGCCCTGTCCGAAACGCTGGTCTCCGGCGGCCTCGACATCGTTTCCGGCGGCACCGACAATCACTTGATGCTGGTCGACCTGCGCAAGAAGAATGCGACCGGCAAGCGCGCCGAGGCGGCTCTTGGCCGAGCCTACGTCACCTGCAACAAGAACGGCATTCCCTTCGATCCGGAAAAGCCCTTTGTCACCTCCGGTATCCGTCTGGGCACGCCGGCCGGGACCACGCGCGGCTTCAAGGAAGCCGAGTTCAGGGAAATCGGCAATCTCATCGTCGAAGTTCTCGATGGCCTGAAGGTCGCCAATTCGGATGACGGCAATGCCGCTGTCGAATCGGCTGTCCGGCAAAAGGTCGTCGCCCTGACAGATCAGTTCCCGATGTATCCTTACCTGTAA
- the nrdR gene encoding transcriptional regulator NrdR produces the protein MRCPYCGSEDSQVKDSRPAEDGSAIRRRRICPDCGGRFTTFERVQLRDLMILKKTGRKAPFDRDKLLRSFEIALRKRPVERDRIERAVSGIVRRLESSGETEIPSEEIGIQVLEALKGLDDVAFVRYASVYRDFSHAEDFEKVIAEISAKIARDPGV, from the coding sequence ATGCGCTGCCCCTATTGCGGATCGGAAGACAGCCAGGTCAAGGACAGCCGCCCGGCCGAGGACGGCAGCGCCATTCGCCGCCGCCGTATCTGTCCCGATTGCGGCGGGCGCTTCACGACCTTCGAGCGGGTGCAGTTGCGGGATCTGATGATCCTCAAGAAGACCGGACGCAAGGCGCCCTTCGACCGGGACAAGCTGTTGCGGTCCTTCGAGATCGCCCTGCGCAAACGGCCGGTCGAGCGTGATCGCATCGAACGTGCGGTTTCCGGTATTGTCCGGAGGCTTGAAAGCTCCGGGGAAACCGAAATTCCGTCGGAAGAGATCGGCATCCAGGTGCTGGAGGCTTTGAAGGGATTGGATGACGTCGCCTTCGTCCGTTACGCTTCGGTTTATCGGGATTTTTCCCATGCCGAAGATTTCGAGAAGGTGATTGCAGAAATCAGCGCCAAGATCGCCAGGGATCCCGGGGTTTGA
- the ribD gene encoding bifunctional diaminohydroxyphosphoribosylaminopyrimidine deaminase/5-amino-6-(5-phosphoribosylamino)uracil reductase RibD, with protein MAASADDERFMTEALALARVNLGATGSNPSVGCVVVRDDGEGPKVIASAVTAPGGRPHAETQALAQAGDAARGATAYVTLEPCSHHGRTPPCAEALIAAGIARVVVSVTDPDERVCGRGLQMLADAGIEVVTGILEKQGERALEAYLMRKRNNRPYVTLKLAVSTDGMIGLKGQGQVAITGAEARNVVHRLRAETDAILVGIGTAIADDPELTVRIAGLEDRSPLRIVIDSDLDLPLSSKLIQGARTVPVLLVSGTEDGSVSFEGRRAALEEAGAEVVNCNPAAPGDLLTALATRGISSLLVEGGAHTAQMFLNAGLVDRILLFTGQVALGKNGVQSPLDRNLVPLGFVHMRTDTVGSDLLDTYEYERTS; from the coding sequence ATGGCGGCCAGTGCGGATGACGAACGGTTCATGACCGAGGCGCTTGCCCTCGCGCGTGTCAATCTCGGGGCGACAGGTTCCAATCCCTCTGTCGGCTGCGTGGTTGTCCGTGACGACGGCGAAGGCCCGAAGGTCATTGCAAGCGCGGTTACCGCACCCGGCGGCCGGCCGCATGCGGAAACGCAGGCGCTCGCGCAGGCCGGAGACGCGGCCCGGGGCGCAACGGCCTATGTGACCCTGGAGCCTTGTTCCCACCACGGCAGGACGCCGCCCTGCGCCGAGGCCCTGATTGCCGCTGGCATCGCCCGCGTCGTCGTCTCGGTAACCGACCCGGACGAGCGCGTTTGCGGGCGGGGATTGCAGATGCTGGCCGATGCCGGGATCGAGGTCGTGACCGGCATTCTGGAAAAACAGGGAGAGCGCGCGCTTGAGGCCTACCTCATGCGCAAGCGCAACAACCGGCCCTATGTCACGCTGAAACTTGCCGTTTCCACCGATGGCATGATCGGCTTGAAGGGGCAGGGGCAGGTCGCCATCACCGGCGCGGAGGCCCGGAACGTCGTGCACCGGCTGCGGGCAGAGACGGACGCCATCCTCGTCGGGATCGGCACGGCGATCGCCGACGATCCGGAACTGACCGTGCGCATTGCGGGCCTGGAAGACCGCTCGCCGCTGCGCATCGTCATCGACAGTGATCTGGATCTGCCGCTGTCCTCAAAGCTGATCCAGGGAGCGCGAACGGTACCCGTGCTGCTGGTGAGCGGGACTGAGGACGGTTCCGTCTCCTTTGAAGGCCGCCGCGCAGCGCTGGAAGAGGCCGGGGCGGAGGTGGTGAATTGCAATCCGGCAGCACCCGGCGATCTCCTGACGGCGCTGGCGACGCGCGGCATTTCCTCGCTTCTTGTAGAAGGTGGCGCCCACACGGCGCAGATGTTCCTGAATGCAGGGCTGGTTGATCGCATTCTTCTTTTCACCGGTCAGGTCGCCCTTGGCAAGAACGGGGTGCAATCCCCACTTGACCGCAATCTGGTTCCGCTCGGCTTCGTTCACATGCGCACGGATACTGTCGGCAGCGACCTTCTCGACACCTATGAATATGAAAGAACTTCCTGA
- a CDS encoding riboflavin synthase translates to MFTGIVTDIGTIETVTPLDEGVKLRIATAYDPQTIDIGASIACSGVCLTVTALPDGGANGRWFEVEAWEEALRLTTISAWHPGRPVNLERSLKIGDELGGHLVSGHVDGMADILSVEAEGEATRFRLRAPEHLAKFVAPKGSVALDGTSLTVNAVQGSEFDVLLIRHSLEVTTWGGRKAGDRVNFEVDTMARYAARLAEFPAPKAEI, encoded by the coding sequence ATGTTTACCGGCATTGTCACGGATATTGGAACCATCGAGACAGTCACGCCGCTCGACGAAGGCGTCAAGCTGCGGATTGCGACGGCCTATGACCCGCAAACGATCGATATCGGCGCCTCCATCGCCTGCTCAGGCGTTTGCCTGACCGTGACGGCACTGCCCGACGGCGGTGCGAATGGTCGGTGGTTTGAGGTCGAGGCCTGGGAAGAGGCGCTGCGGCTCACCACAATCTCTGCCTGGCACCCCGGGCGTCCCGTCAATCTTGAGCGGTCGTTGAAGATCGGCGACGAACTTGGCGGTCACCTTGTGTCCGGTCACGTCGATGGCATGGCGGACATCCTGTCGGTGGAGGCCGAAGGCGAGGCAACCCGCTTCCGGCTGCGCGCGCCGGAGCATCTGGCGAAATTCGTCGCACCGAAAGGGTCCGTCGCTCTTGACGGCACATCATTGACGGTGAATGCGGTTCAGGGGTCGGAATTCGACGTGCTCCTCATCCGCCATTCCCTTGAGGTGACGACCTGGGGCGGACGAAAGGCGGGCGACAGGGTCAATTTCGAAGTTGACACAATGGCGCGCTATGCTGCGCGGCTTGCGGAGTTTCCGGCTCCAAAAGCCGAAATCTGA
- a CDS encoding GNAT family N-acetyltransferase, whose translation MQTVPTIETDRLILRPYRRDDFTAYSALFADPEVTRFIGGAPFSREQAWTRFLRQVGMWHYFGFGFFALQDRETGQFIGEAGFHDLHRVITPSLEGTMETGWALSPRSHGRGLATEAVGAALRWGDQQFPALRKTCIIDTANLASLRVASKLQFKEARRTVYHGAQVILLEKA comes from the coding sequence ATGCAGACTGTTCCAACGATCGAGACCGACCGGCTGATTCTTCGTCCCTACCGCCGCGATGACTTCACAGCCTACAGCGCACTTTTTGCGGATCCCGAGGTAACACGCTTCATCGGCGGTGCGCCGTTCTCACGGGAGCAGGCCTGGACGCGCTTTCTGCGGCAGGTGGGCATGTGGCACTATTTCGGCTTCGGGTTCTTTGCGCTCCAGGATCGGGAGACGGGCCAGTTCATCGGCGAGGCAGGCTTTCACGACCTGCACCGCGTCATCACACCCTCGCTCGAAGGCACGATGGAAACCGGCTGGGCGCTGTCTCCCCGCTCGCACGGCCGGGGGCTCGCCACCGAGGCCGTTGGCGCTGCCTTGCGCTGGGGTGACCAGCAGTTTCCGGCTCTCCGGAAAACCTGCATCATCGACACCGCCAACCTCGCCTCGCTGCGCGTGGCCTCAAAGCTGCAATTCAAGGAGGCACGACGAACCGTCTATCACGGCGCGCAAGTCATTCTATTAGAAAAGGCGTGA